AACCCTGGGCGGCCCAATCATCGCGATGATTCTGTTCCTGATGCCGATGTACGCGATTCAGAAAGTCCCGGCAATGCGTAAATACAGCGGCCATATCAGCAACGTATTCGTTGTGATTATGGGTCTGATTGCCATCTCCGCGATTTTCTTCTCTCTGTTCAGCTAATACCTCCTGCGCCGTCTTCGGACGGCGCAATCCTCCTCTGACTGATAGCAATGGACGCATCATGATTAGCGTATTCGATATCTTCAAAATCGGTATTGGACCTTCCAGCTCTCATACTGTCGGGCCAATGAAAGCCGGTAAACAATTCACGGATGACTTGATTTCACGCGGCATTCTGCACGACGTTACACGCGTGGTTGTAGATGTATATGGCTCCCTGTCCCTGACGGGTAAAGGCCACCACACCGACATCGCCATTATTATGGGCCTGGCGGGAAACCTGCCGGACTCCGTCGATATTGACGCGATCCCTGGATTTATTCAGGACGTTAATACTCATGGCCGACTGCTGCTGGCCAACGGCGACCATGAGGTCGAATTCCCGGTTGATAAGTGCATGAACTTCCATGCCGATAACCTCTCCCTGCACGAAAACGGGATGCGAATCACCGCACTGGCAGGCGAAAAGGCGATTTACAGCCAAACTTATTATTCCATCGGCGGCGGTTTTATCGTCGACGAAGACCACTTTGGTCAGGCCAGCGACTCTACCGTCGCGGTGCCGTATCCGTATAAAAACGCAGCTGATTTACAACGCCATTGCCAGGAAAGCGGTTTGTCACTGTCTGGCCTGATGATGAAAAACGAGCTAGCGCTGCACAGCAAAGACGAGCTGGAACAGCACTTCAAAAACGTCTGGGATGTGATGCGCGGCGGTATCGAGCGCGGCATCACCACCGAAGGCGTGCTGCCGGGCAAACTGCGCGTTCCACGCCGTGCTGCTGCATTGCGCCGTATGCTGGTGAGCACCGACAAAACCACCACCGATCCGATGGCGGTCGTTGACTGGATCAACATGTTCGCGCTGGCCGTTAACGAAGAAAACGCCGCAGGCGGGCGCGTGGTGACTGCGCCAACCAACGGTGCGTGCGGTATCGTTCCGGCGGTTCTGGCGTACTACGACAAGTTCATCCGCGAAGTGAACGCTAACTCGCTGGCGCGCTATCTGCTCGTCACCAGCGCGATTGGCTCGCTGTACAAGATGAATGCTTCAATCTCTGGTGCCGAAGTGGGTTGCCAGGGCGAAGTCGGCGTGGCCTGTTCTATGGCGGCAGCAGGGCTGACGGAACTGCTGGGCGGTAGCCCGACGCAGGTCTGCATCGCGGCGGAAATCGGTATGGAACATAACCTCGGTCTGACCTGCGACCCGGTTGCCGGCCAAGTACAGGTGCCGTGCATCGAGCGTAACGCCATTGCCTCTGTTAAAGCGGTCAACGCCGCGCGTATGGCCCTGCGCCGTACCAGCGAACCGCGCGTCTGTCTCGATAAAGTTATTGAAACCATGTACGAGACCGGCAAAGACATGAACGCCAAATACCGCGAAACCTCTCGCGGCGGCCTGGCAATGAAAATCGTCACCTGCGATTAAAAGTGTGCGCCTCGCTTTTGCGAGGCGCCTTCCCAATTCCCTCACCATTCGTGGTTTCATCCTGCTGACAGTGTTACCCTTTATTTATCAACAGAAGGGAGATTATCTGTGGCTGTTCATTTGCTTATCGTCGACGCGCTCAACCTGATTCGCCGCATCCATGCGGTGCAAGGTACGCCCTGTAAAGACACTTGTTTGCATGCCCTGGAGCAGCTGATTCGTCACAGCCAGCCCACGCATGTGGTTGCAGTGTTCGACGATGAAGCGCGGAACACTGGCTGGCGTCACCAACGGTTACCGGATTACAAAGCCGGTCGCGCGCCAATGCCAGACGATCTGCACGCTGAAATGCCCGCCATTCGCGCCGCCTTTGAGCAGCGCGGCGTCCCATGCTGGGGCGCTCATGGCAACGAAGCCGACGATTTAGCCGCAACGCTGGCAATAAAAGTGGCGAACGCCGGACATCAGGCCACCATCGTCTCCACGGATAAAGGCTACTGTCAGCTGCTTTCCCCGACCATTCGCATCCGCGATTATTTCCAGAAGCGCTGGCTGGATGCGCCGTTTATCACCAGCGAATTTGGCGTCTCGCCGCAGCAGCTCCCCGACTACTGGGGACTGGCCGGGATCAGCAGTTCAAAAATACCGGGCGTGGCGGGGATTGGGCAAAAAAGTGCGACACAGCTGTTAACAGATTTTCAGGATCTGGAAGGGATTTACGCGCATCTGGACGATGTCCCTGAGAAGTGGCGTAAGAAGCTGGAAGCGCACAAAGAGATGGCGTTTATCTGCCGGGACGTCGCACGGCTACAGACGGATTTGCAGTTAGACGGTAATTTGCAGCAGTTACGGCTAGAGCGGTAGTCATTTGCCCGGCCTACGATTCAAGCCTTTGTAGGCCCGGTAAGCGGTAGCGTCACCGGGCATAAAACCGCATAAACGCCAACATCGTGCCGGGTGGCGGCTTCGCCTTACCCGGCCTACAAAATCAAAACCTTAATATGTTGTAGGCCCGGTAAGCGGTAGCGCAACCGGACATAAAACCGCATAAACGCCAACATCGTGCCGGGTGGCGGCTTCGCCTTACCCGGCCTACAAAATCATAACCTTAATATGTTGTAGGCCCGGTAAGCGCAGCGCCACCGGGCATAAAACCGTATAAACGCCAACATCGTGCCGGGTGGCGGCTTCGCCTTACCCGGCCTACAAAATCAAAACCTTAATATGTTGTAGGCCCGGTAAGCGCAGCGCCACCGGGCACAACAACAGGCACTATCGCTCGTCGCGACGCCCACCGACTGCAGCCCACCAGCGACGAATATGCACGGTGACTTCTTCGCGATCATGATAGAGCTGACGTGCCTGAATCTCAGCATTGATTCCCTGCGCATTCAGCTGTTCCTGAATAAATGCCAGATTCTGGGACACCTCTTCGTAGCGCTTTTTCATTGGCAGCTTGAGGTTGAAGATCGTTTCACGGCACCAGCCGTTGACCAGCCAGGTCGCCATTAGCGCGGCCACTTTCGCCGGTTTCTCCACCATATCGCACACCATCCAGGTGATGTTGTTACGCGTCGGGCGATAGCGGAAACCATCTTCACGTAGCCAGGTTACCTGTCCGGTATCCATCAGGCTTTGTGCCATCGGGCCGTTATCAACAGAAGCAACCCACATGTTGCGCTTCACCAGCTGATAGGTCCAGCCGCCAGGGCACGCGCCTAAATCAACGGCATGCATCCCATTCGCCAGACGCTCGTCCCACTCGTCGGCAGGAATAAAGACGTGGAACGCTTCTTCCAGTTTGAGCGTAGAACGGCTTGGCGCATCGGACGGGAACCTCAGACGCGGGATACCCATATAGAATGGCGAGTTGTTGGTCGTGTAGGAATACCCGGTATAACAGCAGCCTGGCGCGATAAAGAAGACATGCACCACCGGACGCTTTGGCGTTTCGTAGTTCGTCAGCACGCCCACCTCACGCAGCGCGGCGCGCAGCGGAACGGTGAGTTTGCGACAGAACTTCATCAGCTCTTTGCTTTCGTTCGTATCCGCGACTTCAACGCGCAGATCGCCGCCCTTCTCTACTACGCCCTGCAACATGCCGGAAATCGGTGAAATACGATCTTCTGGCGGCAAATCGGTCAGTAGCTCGCCCGCAGCAAACATCTGACGTGCGAAAATCAACGAGCTGAACGGCAACTTGCTGACGATCTTATCGGCATCGTCGGGCTGGTAGCATTCGAACACCACATAGCCCGAATGCTCTTTGACGCGGGCAAATCCGAAGACTTCCAGACGTGACGCTTTGTCAGTGATTTCAGCCGCGCACTCTTTCTCAAACCCTGGGCGACAATATAAAACAACTTTACTCATGAACAACGCCCCTGCGTTTCAGACGGATAGCTCCGATAAACATCAATACCCAGCCGGCAAGGAAGCTGACGCCGCCGACGGGTGTAACAAACGCCCACAGGCGTAAATGCGAAAGTGCGAGACAGTACAAACTGCCGCTAAAGAGCACGGTTCCAAGGGCGAGAAAAACACTGCTCCAGTAGAACCAAATGCTAATTCGGCGTTGCATCGCGACTGCTAGCCCAAAGATTGCCAGGGTATGAAACGCCTGATATTCAAGGCCGGTTTGGATCCAGCCCATCTCAACAACCCCTAAGGACTTGCTTAACACATGCGCGCCAAACGCGCCCAGTGCGACAAAAATAAAGCCACTCACTGCGGCAAAAATCAGCATGAAACGGCTGGTCATGTTTCTGTCCTAAAAGTTATGCGTGCCCGGCACACAAAAGAGATGATTACTCATACCGAAAGCGGAATTTTTCTTGCTCATGTGCCGCCTTCGCCAGTATCCACTGCCGGAAGGCGGCTATTTTACCCAGTTCTGCCTGACTGTCATGACAAACCAGATAAAATGCATTCTTACTGACCAGAACATCATTAAACGGACAGACCAGGCGGCCTGCCTCAATTTCGGACTGGGCCATCACGTTGTTTGCCAACGCCACACCCTGTCCGTGAATAGCAGCCTGCAACACCATCGCACTGTGGCTGAAAATGGGGCCATGCTGCACATTTATATGATTAAGACCCAACTGGCGGGTATAAGTTTGCCAGTCACGTCGAGAAGCGTCGTGTAAAAGCGTATGTTGCGCCAGATCGGCAGGCGTTTTCAACGCTTTGTCGCCGGTGAGTAACAGCGGAGAACACACCGGCAAGAGATATTCTGCGTATAATTTTTCAACACGCAAGCCCGGCCAGTTGCCGCGACCATAAAAAATAGCCACATCGACATCGTCCGCAAGTTTGTCTTCCTGACGGTCGACGGCCTGGATTCTGACATCGATTCCCGGATAAGCTGAGTTAAAGCTAGAGAGTCTTGGCACCAGCCAATGAATCGCAAAACTGGGCAATAAACTGACCGTCAGTGCACCTTTTGCGCTTCGCGCCTGAAGTTTGCGCGTCGCCTCGGTGAGCTGAGAAAAAATGTCTTTGATATCCTGAAAATAGCTCTGCCCTTCTTCCGTCAGAAGCAGCGAACGATTACGACGGCGAAACAGCTTAAGCCCCAGGAAATCCTCCAGGGACTTGATTTGATGACTTACTGCGGCCTGCGTCACAAAAAGCTCATCAGCCGCGCGCGTAAAGCTAAGATGGCGTGCTGCGGCATCAAAAACTCGTAATGCATTTAGGGGTGGTAATCGCTTAGACATGGTTATCAGGCTTAGATGTTAAAAGGATTTAACACATAGGAAACAACGTTTAACCTATTAGTTTTTTTTATCTGAGCCATTATAATTTGTCCGTTGAGGAACTACCAGCAAATACCTATAGTGGCGGCACTTCCTGAGCCGGAACGAAAAGCTTTTTTTGGAATGCGTGTTCTGAAGGGCTTTTGGCTTACGGTTGTGATGTTGTGTTGTTGTGTTTGCAATTGGTCTGCAATTCAGATCACGGTAGCAAAGCTACCCTTTTTTCACTTCCTGTACATTTACCCTGTCTGTCCATAGTGATTAATGTAGCACCGCCTATTTGCGGTGCTTTTTTTTGGTCTAAATTCTGTTACTTATCCAGCTCAACCATCTCTTTCACGTCAGTGCGGTTGATCTGCTGCTTGTTGCCGTTCGCATCCTTGTACGAAATCATCCCGGTTTCATCGTCAGTTTTCGGTTTCCCGTCAGAGACGATGGTTCGACCATCATTGGTATGCATCACGTAGTTGTTACCAGAACAGGCGCTCAGAGCAAAAGTAAAAACACAGGCAGAAATGATTGCGGCAGTCTTGTTCATAATTTTCTCCATTAGCAATTAATGCTATTTAATCCTCGATTTCAGACAGGCTAAAACATTCACCTAACACTATTCAGCATAACCTGCTTCTCAAGACCTGCCAGGACAAACAGACAATTCCGATAGCGATCAACAACCTTGCCCTGCCGCAAAAATTGCGCGACGATCTCAGTATTGATATGAGGAATTCCATGAACGCTTTCAGTCCTGCGCACTTTCGCGCACAGTTCCCGGCGCTGTCCGATGCCGGTGTTTATCTGGATAGTGCCGCCACTGCTCTCAAGCCTTTAGCGGTGATCGACGCCACGCATCAGTTCTACAGCCTGAGCGCCGGAAATGTGCATCGCAGCCAGTTTGCCGAGGCGCAGCGTTTAACCGCGCGCTACGAAGCCGCACGCGATCAGGTCGCCCGCCTGCTCAATGCTGAAAGCGGTAAAAATATCGTCTGGACGCGCGGAACGACCGAGGCCATCAATATGGTCGCGCAATGTTACGCGCGCCCACTTCTGCAACCGGGCGATGAAATTATCGTCAGCGAAGCGGAACACCACGCCAATCTGGTGCCGTGGCTGATGGTTGCGGAACAAACGGGAG
Above is a window of Lelliottia jeotgali DNA encoding:
- a CDS encoding DNA polymerase I — protein: MAVHLLIVDALNLIRRIHAVQGTPCKDTCLHALEQLIRHSQPTHVVAVFDDEARNTGWRHQRLPDYKAGRAPMPDDLHAEMPAIRAAFEQRGVPCWGAHGNEADDLAATLAIKVANAGHQATIVSTDKGYCQLLSPTIRIRDYFQKRWLDAPFITSEFGVSPQQLPDYWGLAGISSSKIPGVAGIGQKSATQLLTDFQDLEGIYAHLDDVPEKWRKKLEAHKEMAFICRDVARLQTDLQLDGNLQQLRLER
- a CDS encoding LSU rRNA 2'-O-methyl-C2498 methyltransferase RlmM; the protein is MSKVVLYCRPGFEKECAAEITDKASRLEVFGFARVKEHSGYVVFECYQPDDADKIVSKLPFSSLIFARQMFAAGELLTDLPPEDRISPISGMLQGVVEKGGDLRVEVADTNESKELMKFCRKLTVPLRAALREVGVLTNYETPKRPVVHVFFIAPGCCYTGYSYTTNNSPFYMGIPRLRFPSDAPSRSTLKLEEAFHVFIPADEWDERLANGMHAVDLGACPGGWTYQLVKRNMWVASVDNGPMAQSLMDTGQVTWLREDGFRYRPTRNNITWMVCDMVEKPAKVAALMATWLVNGWCRETIFNLKLPMKKRYEEVSQNLAFIQEQLNAQGINAEIQARQLYHDREEVTVHIRRWWAAVGGRRDER
- a CDS encoding Glycine cleavage system transcriptional activator GcvA encodes the protein MTQAAVSHQIKSLEDFLGLKLFRRRNRSLLLTEEGQSYFQDIKDIFSQLTEATRKLQARSAKGALTVSLLPSFAIHWLVPRLSSFNSAYPGIDVRIQAVDRQEDKLADDVDVAIFYGRGNWPGLRVEKLYAEYLLPVCSPLLLTGDKALKTPADLAQHTLLHDASRRDWQTYTRQLGLNHINVQHGPIFSHSAMVLQAAIHGQGVALANNVMAQSEIEAGRLVCPFNDVLVSKNAFYLVCHDSQAELGKIAAFRQWILAKAAHEQEKFRFRYE
- a CDS encoding putative lipoprotein, with protein sequence MNKTAAIISACVFTFALSACSGNNYVMHTNDGRTIVSDGKPKTDDETGMISYKDANGNKQQINRTDVKEMVELDK